The genomic window GAACTGGGTCGATCTGGCCGGCATCGGTCCGGACGGGGCCAGTCCGGCGCAATCAGGGAGGACGCGGTGAGCGGGACGCGCATCGCCAGCATTTCGGGGCTTCGTGGCGTCGTCGGGGACGGGATCGATCCCGTGGTGGCGGCGGAGTTCGCCGCGGCGTATGCGAGCGGATGCGAGCCGGGGCCGATCGTCGTCAGCCACGACGGCCGGGCCTCGGCGCCGGTCTTCTACCCGGCCGTGATCTCGGGCATCGCGGGCGCGGGGCGGGACGCCTGGCTCGCCGGGGCCGCGGCCACGCCCACCGTCGGCATCCTCGTCCGCGAGCTCCACGCGGTGGGGGGCGTCCAGATCTCGGCCTCGCACAACCCCCCCCAGTACAACGGCATCAAGTTCTTCCAGCCGCGGGGGATGGTCCTCAGCCCCGGCCAGGGCCGGGAGGTCCTGGACCGCTGGCGGCGGAAGGATTTCGCGTGGGCATCGTGGGACGGGCTCGGCTCGGTCCGGACGATCGAGCGGCCCGATGATGCCCACCTGCGGCGGGTGCTCGAGATCGTGGACGTCCGGGCCATCCGGGCGAGGGGGTTCACCGTGGCGCTCGACGCCTGCCACGGGGCGGGCGGGCGGCTCGGCGCGAGGCTCCTGCGCGAGCTCGGGTGCAGGCCGATCGTGCTGGGCGGCGAGCCGGATGGTCTCTACGACCACCTGCCGGAGCCGACCGAGAAGAACCTGCGGACCTTCTCGTCCGTGGTCGCTTCCGTCGGCGCGGCGGTCGGCTTCGCGCAGGACCCCGACGCGGACCGGCTGGCGATCGTCGACGAGGCCGGGCGGTACATCGGCGAGGAGCGGACGCTGGCCCTGGCGGCGGCCCGGAGGCTGGAGCAGGCGAAGGGGCCCGTGGTGCTCAACCTGTCCACGTCCATGATCACGGAGGAGCTGGCCCGGCGGGCGGGCTGCCGGGTGCTGCGGACCCCCGTGGGCGAGATCAACGTCGTCGAGGCGATGCTCGCGGAGGACGCGCTGCTCGGCGGCGAGGGGAACGGCGGGGTGATCGACCCGCGCGTCGGCTTCGTCCGGGACAGCCTCGCCGGCATGGCGATGGTGCTCGACCTGCTGGCGACCTCGGACCGGCCGCTCTCGCAATGGGTGGACGCCCTGCCCCACTTCGCGATGGTCAAGGACCAGTATCCGCTCGCCGCCGGAGCCGGCGACCCGGACGCGATCGCGGAGCTCTGGGATCGGGTCTCGTCGAGCTTCCCGGACGGGCGGACGGACCGCCGCGACGGGCTCCGGCTGGAGTGGCCCGACCGCTGGGTGCACGTCCGCGCCAGCAACACGGAGCCGATCGTCCGCGTCATCGCGGAGGGGCCCGAGGAGGCCGTCGCGCGGGCGCTGGCCGACGAGGTCGGGCTGCTCGTCGCGGGCGGCCGAGGTCCCCGGCCATGACGAGGACCGGCTGGCCCACCTTCGACAGGCCTCCCTCGGCGGCGTTCATCGATGTCGACGGCACCCTCCTGGCCGAGACGACCACGTTCCTGTTCGCGAGGATCCTCTACCGCCGCGGCCTGATCCGACGCTCGTTCCTCCTCAGGGCGCTGTACCACGGGCTCCAGCACCGGCTCGGGCGGCTCGACTACGGCCGGCTCATCGGCTACGGCCTCCAGAGCATCGCCCGGATCCCGGTCGTCGAGCTCGAGCGGATCGCGTACGAGAACTTCGTCGAGCACGTCAAGCCGCGCCTGTATCAGGGGGTCGTGGACCACTTCAACGCCCTCCGGAAGCTGGGCACGCCGCTGGTCCTGGTCTCCTCGTCTCCCGGCCTGGTGATCGAGCCCCTGAGCCTCTATCTGGGCTGCGCGACGACCCTCACGACGCCGGTGATCATCGAGCGGAACAGGCTCGTGGGGATCGGCACCGGCCCGCCCTGCTACGGCGAGGGCAAGCTGTACTGGGCGGAGCGGTGGGCCGGGGAGTGCGGCGTCGATGTGGGAGGTGCGGTCGCCTATGCGGACAACTGGAGCGACCGGGCCCTCCTGGAGCGAGTCGGCCGGCCGGTGGTGGTCCGCCCCAAGGGCCGGTTGCTGCGACTGGCCCGGTCCCGGGGCTGGGACATCGTCCGGCCGGGCCGTCCGGCCGGCGCGGCCCCTCCGCGACGCGGCCATCCCCGCATCAATCATTGACGCAACCACACCGCGGGGGACTCAACGGGGCAAAAATCGCCGGCTCGCCTTCAACCCGGATTGATTTTTGGCCATCATGGACCGCACAATCATGTGTTGGTTCTCGTCAGGATCAACAGGAGACGCGAGCACGAAGCCCGAGATGGTCCCAGTCATGAAGGATAAGGAAATCACCCCGAAAGCCCCCGCGTCCCCGCCCGCGAAGCCGGAGGAGAGGACGCACCGGGAGACGAACCCCAACGGCTCGTCCATGCTGGCCCGGACCCGTCGAGCCGGCCCGGCGGCCATGGCCCTCGTCGTCGGCCTCGCGGCGCTGACGGCCCAGGCCTCGGAGACGGAGCTGGTCCGCGACATCCAGCGCTATTGCACGGTCTGCTGGCGGAACGCCCGCCTGGACCCGACGCTCTGGGACGACTGCACCCAGGAGGTCTGCTGCCGCCTGCTCACCAAGGCGCGGGCCGGCGAGCTCGAGCTGGCGCTGGTCCTATCGGATGACACGCCCGAGCGTCGCGAGCTGGTCCGGGCCATCGACATGGTCCGCAAGCGGGTCCAGCGGACGAAGCGGCACACCCCGATCGACTCGCTCGACGTCGGCGGGCCCGACCACGATCAACGGCAGCGGGACAGGATCGAGCTGGGCGAGATCCTCGAGGCCGCCCGCCGCGCCGTCCTCTCGCCGCGGCAGGACCGGATCGTGGAGCTCTGGATGCGGGGCTGGACCGTCCCCGAGATCGGCACCGAGCTCGCCATGCCGGTGAACCGGGTCAGCGACGAGAAGTACAAGGCTCTCCGCAAGCTGGAGCAGCACCTCAGCGGCCGCGGCGAGGTGCTCGTCTGAGCGACGGCCTCCCGGCCGCCGCTCCCCGCCGCGAAGGCTGAGCGTCCTGCACCCGGAATATGCACCCGGAATACACCCCGCGACGACCTCATTGCGCGTCGCGGAGTGCCTCCAGGACGACGTCCGAGTGGCCGTCCACCTTGACCTTCGGGAAGATCCGCCGGACGATGCCCTGGGCGTCGATGACGAACGTCGTCCGCTCGACGCCCATGGACTTGCGCCCGTACATGCTCTTCTCCTTCCACACGCCGTAGGCCTCGCAGGCGGCCTTCTCGGTGTCGGCCAGGAGCGGGAATGGGAGGTCGTATTTCTTCGCGAACTTCCCATGCGAGGCGACGGGGTCCGGGCTGACGCCCAGGACGTGGGCGCCGGCCTTGCGATATTCGCCGATCGCGTCGCGGAAGGCGCAGGCCTCCTTCGTGCAGCCGGGCGTATCGTCCTTCGGGTAGAAATAGAGCACGACCGGCGCGCCCTTCAGGTCGCCCAGGGTTACGGTTTTCCCGTCCTGATCGGGGAGGCTGAATCCGGGCGCGGGCTTGCCGACTTCCACCATGCGAGCATCTCCTACGCGGGGGCGTGAACGTGGGCCAGTCCGAGACCTTCGACCATACGGCCGACCTCGGCCTCCGGATCCGCGCGGCGGACCTCTCCGACCTGTTCCGGACGGCGGCCGAGGCGCTCCTCGACGTCATGATCGCCAATCGCGCCGACGTGGCGGCGGAGTCGGCCGAGGCGGTCTCCCTCTCCTCCGACTCGCCCGACGACCTGCTGATCGACTGGCTCAACGAGCTGATCTACCGGGTCGAGACGGAGCATCGCATCTTCGGCGCGTTCGAGGTGGCCGTCGCCGCGGACGGCCGGAGCCTGGAGGCCACGATCCGCGGCGAGCCGCTCGACCCGGAGCGGCACGTCCTCGACCACGAGGTCAAGGCGGCGACCTATCACGGCGCCCGCCTTGAGGGAGCCGGCGACGCCTACATGGCCGAGGTGATCCTCGACATCTGATCGGGACGGGGCCCGGTTCACGAGAGCGTCTCGATCGCGAGCCTGTGGCGGGCCATGAAGTCCTCGGCCTCGCCGCGCGTGAAAACCCCGGCCGTGGTGCCGACGGCCCGGACGCAGCTCGCCCCGGCGGCGCTCGCCAGGCGGAGGCAATCTTCCTCGCTCAAGTCGTCCAGGAGGCCGGCGATGTAGCCGGCGTTGAAGGCGTCGCCGCCGCCGGATCCGTCCACGAACTGGGTCGGGTAGACCCCCACCCTGAGCCGATTCTCGGCGGAGACCGACACCGCGCCGCGCTCGCCGCAGGTCACGACCACCCGCCTCGCACCCATCTCGTGGAAGGCGAGGGCCTGCCGCACCGGATCCTCCTCGCCGAGGATGAGGGCGGCCTCGTCGGTGTTCGGCACGAACAGGTCGGTATGCGGCAGGACGGCCTTGATCGGGCCGAGGTAGTCGCCGGGGCCGGGCGTCGCGACGTCGAGGAACGTGATCGTCCCGGCCTTCCGGGCCCTCGCGAACCGGGCGGCCAGCCCCGAGGGGTCGAGCCGGGGCATCAGCAGGAAGTAGCCGATGTAGAGCACGCTCGGGGCTCGATCGAGGACCGGGTCCAGGTCCTCCGGGGTGAACTCGCGATTGGCGCCCACCGAGTGGATGAACCGCCGGTCCTCGCCCTTCACGTTCACGATCAGGGTCTGGCTGGTCTCGTGCTCGGACCCGATGAGCAGGTCGCGGACGTCCACCCCGTGGGCGACCAGGGTCCTGGCGGCGAACTGGCCAAAGATGTCGTCGCCGACGCGGGCGCAGATCGAGGTGGGCACGCCCAGCCTGGCGAGGTCCGCGGCGGTGTTCGCGGCGCCCCCGCCGATGTTCAGGACGAGCCCGTCGACCGCCACGAGCTCGCCCGCGCGGGGCATCCGCGGCAGGGGCGGGGTGACGTGATCCACGACGACCAGCCCGGCGCAGGCCACGCGCGCGGGCTGGCCGGAGTTCGCCGGCTGGGGAGGGGACACGGGCATCGTCGTCGGCTCCTCGATGGCTGCTGTTGGGCCCCGGGACGGTGGGGGCGGGACGCGGTCCCGACTCGGTCGGGCCGCGGCCCCCACAGTCTACCCCAGGGCGGGCCGGCGGGAATCACCCTGCCCGGGAATTCCCGCCGCCCGCATGATGGCCCGTCGCGACGGCGTCAGAGCGGCGGGTTGTCGGCCGTGGCCACGACCGGGTCGTCGTGGGCGCGGGAGACGGCGGGCTCGTCGTCGAGCCCGGCCCGCTTGCCGATCAGGTTGGTGATCTCCGACTCGGTCAGCACCTCGCGCTCGATCAGGGCCTCGGTGAGCCGCTCCATCTCGTCGCGGTGCGACTCGAGGAGCCGGAAGGCGTGCTCGTCGGCCTCGCGGAGGATCCGCCCGACCTCCTCGTCGATGATCTGCTGCATGTGCTCGGAGTGGTCGCGGGGCTCGGACATCTCGCGCCCCAGGAACGGGTGCTCGGACGAGGTCCGGAACGAGACCGGTCCGACGCGCTCGCTCATGCCCCACTGGGTGACCATCTTCCGGACCAGCCGCGTCGCCTGGTCCAGGTCCTGGGCGGCGCCGGTGCTCAGGTCGTCGTAGATCAGTCGCTCGGCGGCGCGGCCGCCCATCATCATGTACAGCTTGGCCTTGATCTGGCTCTCGTTGTAGCTGACCCGGTCCTCCTCCGGCATGAACTGGGTCACGCCCAGGGAGCGGCCGCGGGGGATGATGGTGACCTTGTGGACGGGGTCGGACCGGGGCGTCAGCCAGCCGACGAGGGCGTGGCCGACCTCGTGGTAGGCCGTCGCGCGCTTGTCCTTGTCGGTGATGACCTCCTCGCGCTTGGCGCCCAGGATCACCTTGTCCAGGGCCGCCTCCAGGTCGGCCGCGTCCACCGCCTGCTTGTCCTCGCGCGTGGCCAGGAGGGCGGCCTCGTTGACGAGGTTGGCCAGGTCCGCCCCGCTCATGCCGACGGTGTTCCGCGCGATCCGGTCCAGGTCCACGTCGGAGGACAGGGGCACGCTGCGGGTGTGGACCTTGAGGATCTCCAGCCGGCCCTTCTTGGTGGGCAGGTCCACCGTGACGTGGCGGTCGAAGCGGCCGGGGCGGAGCAGCGCGGGGTCGAGCACGTCCGGCCGATTCGTGGCCGCCAGGACGATGACGCTCTCGCTCGGCGAGAAGCCGTCCATCTCCGTGAGGATCTGGTTGAGGGTCTGCTCGCGCTCGTCATGCCCGCCGCCGAGCCCGGCCCCGCGGATCCGGCCGACGGCGTCGATCTCGTCGATGAAGAGGATGCACGGGCTGTTCTCCCGGGCCGTCTTGAACATGTCGCGGACCCGGCTGGCGCCCACGCCCACGAACATCTGGATGAACTCGGAGCCGGAGATCGAATAGAACGGCACCCCCGCCTCGCCGGCGACCGCGCGGCCCAGCAGGGTCTTGCCGGTGCCCGGCGGGCCGATCAGCAGGACCCCCTTGGGGATCCGGCCGCCCAGCTTCTGGAACTTCTCCGGGCTCTTGAGGAACTCGACGATCTCCTGCAGCTCGCCCTTGGCGTTCTCCAGCCCGGCGACCTCCTCGAAAGTCGTCCGCTGCTTGGACTTGTCGTGCCGCTTCGCGGAGCTCTTCACGAAGGTGCCGAGGATCCCGCCGTCGAACTGGTCGCGGGCCCTCCGCATCATCAGGTAGAAGATGCCCAGGATCAGGAACGTCGGCAGCAGGAGCATGATCCAGACGAGCCCGTTGGCGCCGTTGATCGGGCTCCCCTCGATCGCCACGGGGTCCTTGCCGTCCTTGCCGAAGCCCCGCAGCCTGTTCACGGTCGCGTCCAGCGCCTGGTCCGTCGGCGCATAGGTCAGGAACCGGTTCACCTTGACGCTGCTGGTGGACGAGCCGCTCGGCAGGTACGGCGTCTCGGCCCGCAACTCGCCGCGGATCTCGTTGGCCTGGATGGTGATCCGCTTGATGTTGTTGGCTTCGACCTGGTCCAGGAACCACGGATTATAATCGACCGTGGTCTCGGGCTTCGGCACCCAGAAGATGAAGATGATCGCGAAGGCACCGATGAGGAGGAGCCAGAGCCAGGGGGGGGTCGGTGACCCCCCGGCGTTGTTGGGCTTTCGTCCATTGGCAAGGGGCCGGCGCGGGGGATCCTGCTGCGGCGGTCGATTCTCCATGCGATCTTACTCGATTCCCGAACGACAGGAGGGTCTGTATCTACGAAGTCAGGTCTCGCGTCGCGGCCGCCGCCTCATCGCCCGACGACCACCGCTAACGAATTGTAGCGAAGATTCGGCGGAAGTTCAGGGGGTAGGCGCTGTGCGGGCATCCGCGCCCCGCACGGCCGCACGCAATCAACGACCGCCCCGCCCCGGCATCCGTCCCGCCCCGCCCCGCTTTCCTGGTACGATGAGGAACCGATGGATAGGCGAGCGAGCGGGCCGCGCGAGGGGGGTGAGGCGACGTGAGACCGGGACGTGAATCACTCGAGTCAATCCTGAGGCGCTGCGGCATCCACCTCGAGCGGGCCCAGTTGGACCGGATCTGGACATATCACGGCATGCTCCGCGAGGCGAACGCCCGCCTCAACCTGACGCGCATCCACAACTTCGAAAACATGGTGCTGAAGCACTATGTGGACAGCCTGCTCGTCCTCAAATTCGTCCCGCTGCCCTCGCCGCTGATCGACATGGGCTCGGGCCCGGGGCTGCCCGGGATCCCGCTGAAGATCGCCAGCCCGGACACGCACGTGATCCTGTCCGAGCCGCGCGGTGCCAGGGTGAGCTTCCTCGGTGAGGTCTGCGAGCGCCTGGGCCTGGACGGGGTCGAGGTCTATCCGCACAAGCTCGGCCCGGACTATCCGGGGACGGTCCAGGGCGTGATCAGCCGGGCGGTCGCGGAGATCCCGGAGACGCTCGATCGCGTCGCGGCGTGCCTGGCGCCGGGGGGCCGCATGCTCTTCATGAAGGGGCCGGAGTGCGACGACGAGATCGCCAGGGCCGGGCGGGAGCACGCGGGCCTCTTCCGCCTGGAGGCGGACCACGCCTACGAGATCCCCGGCACCGAGCACCGCCGCCGGCTGGTCGTCTACGAGCGACTGGATGGCGAGGCGCCGGGCCGTCGGGGGCGGACCGAGCCGGAGCCTGCCTTCCGCGGCCCCGCCCGCGAGGTCAGCAGCGAGTCGAACCCGAGCTTCCGCCTCTTCCGGGACCTGCTGGCGGGCCGCGGCATCCGGAAGCACGGCCAGGCCATCGTGGCCGGGAATCGGATCATCGGCGAGGTCCTGGTGCGATACCCCGGCAGGGCGATCGGGTGGATCAGCCCGGAATCCGGCCCGCCGCCCCCGGAGACGGCTTCGTCGCTGACCTGGTTTCGCCTCGCCCCGCCGCTCTATCGCGAGATCGACGTGGCGGGCACCAACTCGCCCCTCCTGCTCGTCGAGGCCCCGCCGCTTCCGGCATGGTCGGACGAGGACGAGTGGCCGGAGGGCTGCACGCTGTTCATCCCCTTCCAGGACCCCGAGAACGTGGGCGCCGTGATCCGATCCGCGGCGGCCTTCGGCGCGTCCCGCGTCGTCCTCCTCCGCGAGGCGGCCCACCCGTTCCATCCCCGCAGCAGCCGGGCGGCGGGCACGGCGCTGTTCCAGGTCCCCCTGCTCCAGGGGCCGTCGATCCACGACCTGGCCTCGGCCGGTGTCCCGCTCATCGCGCTCGACACATCCGGCCCGGAGCTGTCCGAGTCACCCTGGCCCCCTCGCTTCGGCCTGG from Aquisphaera giovannonii includes these protein-coding regions:
- the glmM gene encoding phosphoglucosamine mutase — protein: MSGTRIASISGLRGVVGDGIDPVVAAEFAAAYASGCEPGPIVVSHDGRASAPVFYPAVISGIAGAGRDAWLAGAAATPTVGILVRELHAVGGVQISASHNPPQYNGIKFFQPRGMVLSPGQGREVLDRWRRKDFAWASWDGLGSVRTIERPDDAHLRRVLEIVDVRAIRARGFTVALDACHGAGGRLGARLLRELGCRPIVLGGEPDGLYDHLPEPTEKNLRTFSSVVASVGAAVGFAQDPDADRLAIVDEAGRYIGEERTLALAAARRLEQAKGPVVLNLSTSMITEELARRAGCRVLRTPVGEINVVEAMLAEDALLGGEGNGGVIDPRVGFVRDSLAGMAMVLDLLATSDRPLSQWVDALPHFAMVKDQYPLAAGAGDPDAIAELWDRVSSSFPDGRTDRRDGLRLEWPDRWVHVRASNTEPIVRVIAEGPEEAVARALADEVGLLVAGGRGPRP
- a CDS encoding HAD family hydrolase, giving the protein MTRTGWPTFDRPPSAAFIDVDGTLLAETTTFLFARILYRRGLIRRSFLLRALYHGLQHRLGRLDYGRLIGYGLQSIARIPVVELERIAYENFVEHVKPRLYQGVVDHFNALRKLGTPLVLVSSSPGLVIEPLSLYLGCATTLTTPVIIERNRLVGIGTGPPCYGEGKLYWAERWAGECGVDVGGAVAYADNWSDRALLERVGRPVVVRPKGRLLRLARSRGWDIVRPGRPAGAAPPRRGHPRINH
- a CDS encoding sigma-70 family RNA polymerase sigma factor codes for the protein MKDKEITPKAPASPPAKPEERTHRETNPNGSSMLARTRRAGPAAMALVVGLAALTAQASETELVRDIQRYCTVCWRNARLDPTLWDDCTQEVCCRLLTKARAGELELALVLSDDTPERRELVRAIDMVRKRVQRTKRHTPIDSLDVGGPDHDQRQRDRIELGEILEAARRAVLSPRQDRIVELWMRGWTVPEIGTELAMPVNRVSDEKYKALRKLEQHLSGRGEVLV
- the bcp gene encoding thioredoxin-dependent thiol peroxidase translates to MVEVGKPAPGFSLPDQDGKTVTLGDLKGAPVVLYFYPKDDTPGCTKEACAFRDAIGEYRKAGAHVLGVSPDPVASHGKFAKKYDLPFPLLADTEKAACEAYGVWKEKSMYGRKSMGVERTTFVIDAQGIVRRIFPKVKVDGHSDVVLEALRDAQ
- a CDS encoding archease; amino-acid sequence: MGQSETFDHTADLGLRIRAADLSDLFRTAAEALLDVMIANRADVAAESAEAVSLSSDSPDDLLIDWLNELIYRVETEHRIFGAFEVAVAADGRSLEATIRGEPLDPERHVLDHEVKAATYHGARLEGAGDAYMAEVILDI
- a CDS encoding carbohydrate kinase family protein; translation: MPVSPPQPANSGQPARVACAGLVVVDHVTPPLPRMPRAGELVAVDGLVLNIGGGAANTAADLARLGVPTSICARVGDDIFGQFAARTLVAHGVDVRDLLIGSEHETSQTLIVNVKGEDRRFIHSVGANREFTPEDLDPVLDRAPSVLYIGYFLLMPRLDPSGLAARFARARKAGTITFLDVATPGPGDYLGPIKAVLPHTDLFVPNTDEAALILGEEDPVRQALAFHEMGARRVVVTCGERGAVSVSAENRLRVGVYPTQFVDGSGGGDAFNAGYIAGLLDDLSEEDCLRLASAAGASCVRAVGTTAGVFTRGEAEDFMARHRLAIETLS
- the ftsH gene encoding ATP-dependent zinc metalloprotease FtsH, with the translated sequence MENRPPQQDPPRRPLANGRKPNNAGGSPTPPWLWLLLIGAFAIIFIFWVPKPETTVDYNPWFLDQVEANNIKRITIQANEIRGELRAETPYLPSGSSTSSVKVNRFLTYAPTDQALDATVNRLRGFGKDGKDPVAIEGSPINGANGLVWIMLLLPTFLILGIFYLMMRRARDQFDGGILGTFVKSSAKRHDKSKQRTTFEEVAGLENAKGELQEIVEFLKSPEKFQKLGGRIPKGVLLIGPPGTGKTLLGRAVAGEAGVPFYSISGSEFIQMFVGVGASRVRDMFKTARENSPCILFIDEIDAVGRIRGAGLGGGHDEREQTLNQILTEMDGFSPSESVIVLAATNRPDVLDPALLRPGRFDRHVTVDLPTKKGRLEILKVHTRSVPLSSDVDLDRIARNTVGMSGADLANLVNEAALLATREDKQAVDAADLEAALDKVILGAKREEVITDKDKRATAYHEVGHALVGWLTPRSDPVHKVTIIPRGRSLGVTQFMPEEDRVSYNESQIKAKLYMMMGGRAAERLIYDDLSTGAAQDLDQATRLVRKMVTQWGMSERVGPVSFRTSSEHPFLGREMSEPRDHSEHMQQIIDEEVGRILREADEHAFRLLESHRDEMERLTEALIEREVLTESEITNLIGKRAGLDDEPAVSRAHDDPVVATADNPPL
- the rsmG gene encoding 16S rRNA (guanine(527)-N(7))-methyltransferase RsmG → MRPGRESLESILRRCGIHLERAQLDRIWTYHGMLREANARLNLTRIHNFENMVLKHYVDSLLVLKFVPLPSPLIDMGSGPGLPGIPLKIASPDTHVILSEPRGARVSFLGEVCERLGLDGVEVYPHKLGPDYPGTVQGVISRAVAEIPETLDRVAACLAPGGRMLFMKGPECDDEIARAGREHAGLFRLEADHAYEIPGTEHRRRLVVYERLDGEAPGRRGRTEPEPAFRGPAREVSSESNPSFRLFRDLLAGRGIRKHGQAIVAGNRIIGEVLVRYPGRAIGWISPESGPPPPETASSLTWFRLAPPLYREIDVAGTNSPLLLVEAPPLPAWSDEDEWPEGCTLFIPFQDPENVGAVIRSAAAFGASRVVLLREAAHPFHPRSSRAAGTALFQVPLLQGPSIHDLASAGVPLIALDTSGPELSESPWPPRFGLVVGLEGPGLPEPLRGGPRRRIAIRPDVESLNAATAAAVALHAIATQRRAE